In a genomic window of Thioalkalivibrio sp. XN279:
- a CDS encoding GatB/YqeY domain-containing protein, with translation MSVKNQLREDMKQAMRSGDKARLGVVRMALAAIQQREVDERIELDDAGVLGVIEKMIKQRRESVEQYRAGGRQDLVDKESAEIELLSAYLPEPLDAAELAALVDEVVAATGATSMKDMGKVMAELRHRAQGRADMAALSAQVKSRLG, from the coding sequence GTGTCCGTCAAGAACCAGCTCCGCGAAGACATGAAGCAGGCCATGCGCTCCGGCGACAAGGCCCGCCTCGGCGTGGTGCGCATGGCGTTGGCCGCCATCCAGCAGCGTGAAGTCGACGAGCGCATAGAGCTCGACGACGCCGGCGTGCTGGGCGTGATCGAGAAGATGATCAAGCAGCGCCGCGAGTCGGTGGAGCAGTACCGCGCCGGCGGTCGCCAGGACCTGGTGGACAAGGAGTCCGCCGAGATCGAGCTGCTCTCGGCCTACCTGCCCGAGCCGCTGGATGCAGCCGAGCTGGCGGCCCTGGTGGACGAAGTGGTCGCGGCGACCGGCGCCACCTCCATGAAGGACATGGGCAAGGTCATGGCGGAGCTGCGCCACCGCGCCCAGGGGCGCGCCGACATGGCGGCGCTGAGCGCGCAGGTGAAAAGCAGGCTCGGCTGA
- the dnaG gene encoding DNA primase, whose protein sequence is MGLIPASFIDELMGRTDIVEVINARVPLKKAGREYKACCPFHGEKTPSFTVSPNKQFYHCFGCGAHGTALGFLMDFEHLSFPEAVEELASLAGLEVPREQSPEGERRVDLYGLLDAVAAFYRDELKRHAPAVDYLKARGVSGATAATFGLGWAPEAWDAVLKRFGRDEETVRRLATAGLLIERDGGGHYDRFRGRVMFPIRDARGRVIAFGGRVLGKDEPKYLNSPETPLFHKGRELYGLYEARQALRQVDRLLVVEGYMDVVGLREAGIPWAVATLGTATTPEHLERLFRVTEEVVFCFDGDRAGRQAAWRALENTLPTLGEGRQVRFLFLPEGEDPDSLVRAEGAAAFTARLARALPLSDYLHDELAARVDMDSMDGRARLAELAKPLVAKVPEGVFRALLVRRIARAVGMDEAAYGRFVDAAAGAAPQAPGRPARQPRPVPGRSSLVRRAVALVVHFPAQAAQVKLPEGLAGLERPGMDLLQALLADVGPRMTTGGLLERWREHDAFPHLQKLATAEMVATEDVAAAELQDCLDRLEEERIRLRHEELFEISRAQPLNPEQRAELKTLDARLARRSGTPG, encoded by the coding sequence ATGGGCCTGATCCCGGCCAGCTTCATCGACGAACTGATGGGCCGCACGGACATCGTGGAGGTCATCAACGCCCGTGTGCCGCTGAAGAAGGCCGGACGCGAGTACAAGGCCTGCTGCCCCTTCCACGGCGAGAAGACGCCCTCCTTCACCGTCAGCCCGAACAAGCAGTTCTATCACTGCTTCGGCTGCGGCGCCCACGGCACCGCGCTCGGCTTCCTCATGGACTTCGAGCATCTCAGCTTCCCCGAGGCGGTGGAGGAGCTGGCCTCGCTGGCCGGGCTGGAAGTGCCGCGCGAACAGTCGCCGGAGGGCGAGCGGCGCGTCGACCTGTACGGCCTGCTCGACGCCGTGGCGGCTTTTTATCGCGACGAGCTCAAGCGCCATGCCCCGGCCGTGGATTACCTGAAGGCGCGCGGGGTGAGCGGCGCGACGGCGGCGACGTTCGGCCTCGGCTGGGCGCCGGAGGCCTGGGACGCGGTGCTGAAGCGCTTCGGCCGCGACGAGGAGACCGTCAGGCGCCTCGCCACCGCGGGACTGCTCATCGAGCGCGACGGCGGCGGCCACTACGACCGCTTCCGCGGCCGCGTCATGTTCCCCATCCGCGACGCCCGCGGCCGGGTGATCGCCTTCGGCGGGCGCGTGCTGGGCAAGGACGAGCCGAAGTACCTGAACTCCCCGGAGACGCCGCTGTTCCACAAGGGCCGCGAGCTGTACGGCCTGTACGAGGCGCGCCAGGCGCTGCGGCAGGTCGACCGCCTGCTGGTGGTGGAAGGCTACATGGACGTGGTCGGGCTGCGCGAAGCCGGCATCCCGTGGGCGGTGGCCACGCTGGGCACCGCCACCACGCCGGAGCACCTGGAGCGGCTGTTCCGGGTGACGGAGGAAGTGGTGTTCTGTTTCGACGGCGACCGCGCCGGGCGGCAAGCGGCCTGGCGCGCGCTGGAGAACACCCTGCCGACGCTGGGCGAGGGGCGCCAGGTGCGCTTCCTGTTCCTGCCCGAGGGCGAGGACCCGGACTCGCTGGTGCGCGCCGAGGGCGCTGCGGCCTTCACCGCCCGCCTGGCGCGCGCGCTGCCGCTGTCGGATTACCTGCACGACGAGCTCGCCGCCCGGGTCGACATGGACAGCATGGACGGCCGCGCCCGGCTCGCCGAGCTGGCCAAGCCGCTGGTGGCGAAGGTGCCGGAAGGCGTGTTCCGCGCCCTGCTGGTGCGGCGCATCGCCAGGGCTGTCGGCATGGATGAGGCCGCCTACGGACGCTTCGTGGACGCCGCTGCCGGCGCCGCGCCGCAGGCCCCCGGCCGGCCGGCCCGGCAACCGCGGCCGGTGCCGGGGCGCAGCAGCCTGGTACGCCGGGCCGTGGCGCTGGTGGTGCATTTCCCGGCCCAGGCCGCGCAGGTGAAGCTGCCGGAAGGCCTGGCGGGGCTGGAGCGCCCCGGCATGGACCTGCTGCAGGCGCTGCTGGCGGACGTCGGCCCGCGCATGACCACCGGCGGCCTGCTGGAGCGCTGGCGCGAACACGACGCCTTCCCGCACCTGCAGAAGCTGGCCACGGCGGAAATGGTGGCCACCGAGGACGTGGCGGCCGCCGAGCTGCAGGACTGCCTCGATCGCCTCGAAGAGGAGCGCATCCGGCTCCGCCACGAAGAACTGTTCGAAATCTCGCGCGCGCAGCCGCTGAACCCGGAGCAGCGCGCGGAGCTGAAGACCCTGGACGCCCGCCTGGCCCGCCGCAGTGGAACCCCGGGGTGA